The segment TTTATTTGGATGCGGTGAAGTTGAGGCAGGTAAAGAAAATTATATAATGGGGACTATAGTAAATTTAAAAGCCTATGGCAGTAAGAAAAGTACAAGGGATGCTTTAGAGGCTGCAACTACTAGGCTATCTGAAATTGAAAATAAAATGTCTGTTAACAAAAGTGACAGTGAAGTTAGCAAAATAAATAATAATGCTGGATTTAAACACCAAAAAGTAAGTGAAGATATTTATTATGTATTAAATAAGGCTATGGAGTATGCAAAGCTTTCTAAAGGAAACTTTGATATTACTGTTGAGCCACTAGTAAAACTATGGGGTATTGGAACAAAAATGCTCATGTGCCTTCTTTAAATGAAATTGAAAGAGCAAAGGCACTTATAAATTATAAATATTTAAATATTAAATCAAAAAAAGAGGCCTACTTAGAAAAAAAGATATGGCTATAGATTTAGGGGGCATAGCAAAAGGGTATGCTGCAGATGAAATAAAGACAATATTTAAAGAAAAAGGAATAAAAAGCGCCTTTATAAATATTGGAGGAAATGTAAATCTTTTAGGAAAGAAAACAGATGGAACACCTTGGAAAATTGGAATACAGAATCCTTTAAAGGATAAAGGAGAATATATGGGAGTATTAACTTTAGAGGACAAGTCTATTGTTACTTCTGGAAATTATGAGAGATATTTTATTGAAAATGGAAAAAGATATCATCATATTTTTGATGTAAAAACTGGATACCCATCAGAAAATGGGATTATAAGTGCAACTATTGTTTCTGAAAAATCTATAGATGGAGATGCACTATCAACTACTACTTACGTTTTGGGAGTAGCTGATGCTATGAATTTAATAGAATCTATAAAGGGAGTAGAGGGGGTATTTATAACAAAAGATAAAAAGGTGTACATAACTTCAGGGCTTAAAGAGAGCTTTGAACTTACGGACAAAACCTTCACTTCTAAGAACATTAACTAATGTGTATTACAATTATTTAGATATTCTATAAATAAGCTTATATTATAGTAGTATATTTTTTAAGGAGAACTGTATGAAAAAATGGGATAAAATTTTATTAATAAGCATTTCACTTTTTATTGTAGTTAGTTTTGGTTTGATTTATGGTTACAGAATTATAAACAAAGATAAAAAAGTCATAGCTGTGATTAAAAAAGAAGGAAATGTTATTAAGAGAATAGATTTAAATAAAGTAGAAAAGACTGAGAAAATAAAGATTGAATATGGCAATGATGCTTTTAACATTATAGAAGTATCTAAAGGTAAAATTAGATTTCAGGAGGCAAATTGTCCTGATGAAGTATGTGTGAAATCCGGATGGTTAAAAAATCCAGGTGATAGTGCAGCTTGTCTTCCACATAAAATGATAATTACATTAGAAGGTGAAGATAAGTCTGTTGACCAAGTAAGTTATTAAAATAGTTCGGATGTGATTATATGAGTATGAGATATAAAAAACCTTTGAATAAAATAATATTTTTAAGCTTAATGACAGCAATTGCTTTAATAATATATGTAGTGGAATCTCAAATTCCTGTTATATTTCCTGGAATAAAACTAGGTCTTGCCAATGTAATTTCTTTAGTAGTTTTAATTACTTTAGGGGGCAAAGAAGCATTGATTGTAATGTTCTTAAGAACTCTTTTAGGTTCTATGTTTACAGGAAGTGTTTCATCTTTTTTATTTAGTATAGCAGGAGGACTTCTTAGTAATGTTGTTATGATAATAATTTATAGAAAGTTTAGGAAACATTTATCCATAGAAAGTATTAGTATAGTTGGTGCAATATTTCATAATATTGGACAATTGCTTGTGGCAGCATTTATAGTAAAAGATTTTAGAATATATATATATTTGCCGGTTCTTACTATATCTGCACTAGCTACAGGATATTTCATAGGTCTTACAGGAAAATTTTTAAGTAAACATCTTGAAAAATTGTGATTGGAATTTATTAGAGTTCTTTTATATGTAAAAAAGCACTTGATACTAATAATTTATATTTAATAAATGATTAGTATCAAAGTCCTTTTTATATATGACTGTATTTTAACTTTTTTAAAACTATTTTTCTTTATAGTATGTTTTGTTTATAAAATTTAGTACATAGTGTTAAAATTGATTATAGTTTTCAAACTGCTTTATTACCTTAGTAGGACATTTTTCTACGCAGGTCATACATAAGGTACATTTTTCTTTATTTATAACAGGTAGATTATTTACCATTTCTATTGCACCTGAAGGACAATTTCTAACACATTGACCACAGGAAATGCAACCAGAATTACATACATCTTTAACTTCTTTAAGCTTTTCTTTTGAATTACAATAAACTCGTATAGTTTCAGAATTTGGCTTTAATTCAATAAGGTTCTTAGGACAAGCTTTTACACAGGCGCCGCATCCTGTACATTTTAAAATATCTACTTTTGCAATTCCATTTTCAATAGTAATGGCATTGAATTTACATGCTTCAACGCAGCTACCAAGACCGAGACATCCAAAGCTACAGGCTTTAACACCACCGCCAGGGATTATAACCGCTTCAGCGCAGGTCATATTACCATAATAAAGACCTTTTCTTTTAGCACTATCACAATTTCCATTACATTTTACAAAGGCTTTCAAAGGTTCTGATGCGTCTACAGTAAGGCCCATTATTTCTCCAATAGTCTTTGCAGCGGTTTCTCCACCAACACTACAGCAGTTTGGTTTTGCAAGTCCATCTACTACAGCTTGAGCATATGCATCACATCCTGCATAACCACAACCACCACAATTAGCCCCAGGAAGACAATCTTTTATTTTGGGAACTCTTTCATCAACATCTACGTGGAATTTTTTAGATGCATAACCTAGAACAACTCCAAATAAAATTCCCAAACCACCTAAACTTAAGGTTGGAAATATTATACTTTTTATGTCCATTAATCCGTACC is part of the Haloimpatiens sp. FM7315 genome and harbors:
- a CDS encoding FAD:protein FMN transferase, encoding MKLKKELKVIFLNITIVAFSLSLFGCGEVEAGKENYIMGTIVNLKAYGSKKSTRDALEAATTRLSEIENKMSVNKSDSEVSKINNNAGFKHQKVSEDIYYVLNKAMEYAKLSKGNFDITVEPLVKLWGIGTKMLMCLL
- a CDS encoding FAD:protein FMN transferase encodes the protein MAIDLGGIAKGYAADEIKTIFKEKGIKSAFINIGGNVNLLGKKTDGTPWKIGIQNPLKDKGEYMGVLTLEDKSIVTSGNYERYFIENGKRYHHIFDVKTGYPSENGIISATIVSEKSIDGDALSTTTYVLGVADAMNLIESIKGVEGVFITKDKKVYITSGLKESFELTDKTFTSKNIN
- a CDS encoding NusG domain II-containing protein, which encodes MKKWDKILLISISLFIVVSFGLIYGYRIINKDKKVIAVIKKEGNVIKRIDLNKVEKTEKIKIEYGNDAFNIIEVSKGKIRFQEANCPDEVCVKSGWLKNPGDSAACLPHKMIITLEGEDKSVDQVSY
- a CDS encoding Gx transporter family protein, yielding MRYKKPLNKIIFLSLMTAIALIIYVVESQIPVIFPGIKLGLANVISLVVLITLGGKEALIVMFLRTLLGSMFTGSVSSFLFSIAGGLLSNVVMIIIYRKFRKHLSIESISIVGAIFHNIGQLLVAAFIVKDFRIYIYLPVLTISALATGYFIGLTGKFLSKHLEKL
- the rnfB gene encoding RnfABCDGE type electron transport complex subunit B, with product MKSIIFPTLSLGGLGILFGVVLGYASKKFHVDVDERVPKIKDCLPGANCGGCGYAGCDAYAQAVVDGLAKPNCCSVGGETAAKTIGEIMGLTVDASEPLKAFVKCNGNCDSAKRKGLYYGNMTCAEAVIIPGGGVKACSFGCLGLGSCVEACKFNAITIENGIAKVDILKCTGCGACVKACPKNLIELKPNSETIRVYCNSKEKLKEVKDVCNSGCISCGQCVRNCPSGAIEMVNNLPVINKEKCTLCMTCVEKCPTKVIKQFENYNQF